The genomic region cctctttacttttagaatagatgagaatatgatcaataaaaacaattatgaatttatccaaatatggcttacatattcggttcatcatgtccattaATGCAGCTgaggcattggttaaaccaaatggcatgacagtaaattcataatggccataccttgttctgaatgcggttttaggaatgtcctcttcctgtacctttaattgattatatcctgatcttaaatcgattttagagaaaaatcgagctccttgaagttgatcgaacagatcatcattccttggtaatgggtaccgattcttaatcgtgaccttgttcaattcacggtagtcaatgcacatacacattgatccgtccttctttttgacaaacagtatCGGCGCTCCCCacggcgatgagcttggctgtatgaatcctttctctaataattcgtctaattgtttcttcagttcctgcatttctgctggtgccaaacggtaaggtgctttggcaatcggtgctgtccatGGTAgtagatggattctgaattcaacttctctgtctggcggtagccctggcaattcttctggaaatatatctgaaaactgagacactactggaatgtcttttagttcttttcctttagtgttagtgattatagaaatcaaatacactatagatccctttcttatataacttgcagttttcatcacaaagacgaatttagtggatctagatggtttatctcctttaattgtgatcttttcaccctttggtgcatttacttggattgacttttgatcacataaaatactggctttattggctattaaccaatccattcctaatacaatatcaaatcctgttagattcattgggtaaaggtttgcaataaccttttgatttaaaatttctattcttgccccctgcaagattttagaaatcctaacggtttctccatttgctgtctctactagacattcttgtgggagtttagttaatgattgatttagaagtttgcaaaacgaagtattaataaaactttggtttgcaccagagtcaaataatactttagcaaaaacatcattaactaaaaacgtactggctatcacgtctggaatcttcttggcttcatctgcagttagaacaaatgctctagcatttttagtgttcttgttgttcgcaGGTGGGGCtaatttcggacaatttggcttgatgtgacctttttctccacagttaaAGCACAGTCCGTTACTAGATTttctcctgcaatcttcttccttgtgtcctggtgccttgcagaaattgcagtgagtggatcattttcccgaatgcttcttcttgcaggccttgcagtatggtgcagaggtagaacctatattcctacggttggaattcccagaacggaattcttgggtaagtctttgagctaggtttctcctctggtcttcttctgtAGTATggattaattcatctgtcaaggtatttactagttctacagcttcttctatggtttggggtctagctgccttgactacatgcctaatctccccgattAGTCCCCAGATTTAACAGGAGATCAgcactggttctggtgatgcaagggttagtactattctagcatattcaaagaatgtagtagtataacccttactatctaccccagTAAtcctaagattcagaaacttatttgctatctgttccttttcatcgggagggcagaatttccgttctaccatatttttgaattcctcccattccatgttatataccctatcacttcctcttgactggaggatagtgttccaccattctaaagctgagttcttaaacagatttgagACAAACATTAtattatcttcttcagcacacttgcttaatTTTAAAAcaacctcagtcttttctatccagcgtagagctgcaatgggtccttcattgccagagaattctattggtttgcaggaccagaattctttataagaacaaccataaggcatggttcttcttcttttgggaatgggcacttgaagtacaggtccattgttcacgctgtgttcaggttcagttggtcgcttactgctatgcttacttttattatcagcttctttaacagtttggataataaatggcattgcatctatgattccttgtgccactatgtgttggatggcactattatccacttggtttccattgttattgttgttcggattctcattattcagattatcgttattcgggtGGTTATcactctggttttcctggttcacttcgttgtccatctgaattttaaacatttacaaCGCATTAATATCACGaaacaatatttgaatatagccactCACATCTCACgcactttggtcaaaagcgtcgatcattgcgactttatTCTATTCATATAATATGCATATATTACACACCAGtattgaaattaaaattacaataccgactaaaatttaaagttacactactagtaataggcatccgtagttttttttatacacatacacacatattttattactatattatattattattattattataaccttCTCCACCATCACTTctacggatatggattcatccagaaatccatattgcgctcgtcgtacttccagacgagtcgctctcccacctgtctcatcctttcactattctctaaaatttcctcaccaaatgtcctaagttcttgtacgttttctgcactcattggggtgtaggttctaggactgggttcggaatctggggtgcgggttcctggtatagAGGTGTATGGgtctggtatgggtaaggattttctagAATCTCCCTAATAAATACATCATTATcataatagggatctagagggtctaaccctgggtaggctacTAGGTTCGGCATGGGCATGTCTTCGTGTATCGGATAACGCTATTatcgtcccaccatgggtcgtaatttggatctaagggatttggtgcgggtaccctaggtatctcctccgggttgaaatcatgcatttctacttgattttcagggttttctatttccattggttggtcaggaattggtggttgtggttggggtgctaacatttgttccaggttagggtcggttgcagtggttgctaagatatgaaaATTAGCTAAACCCCTATTAATCATATCCTGGGTataggcatcggtttctctttttgctgctaCTAGTACTCTCtgttcttgtaactttttcatgcgtttcctacgctcgtgagctcccctactgaaccatcccctctttttttctgaggaaatggctcttcagattgagccttaaatacgaatattccttcttccgtatcagcagagtaccccgagagggcaggctgagaagaggcaccttcgcttctaggcgaaccagacaattgacggtacgcgtcagatggtccttggtcgctcatactgtaaactaacaaatagtcaaataacacataacaagaaaatacaattatgcacgtattcccgtaatttatttcctaacagattgaattttggtgtcagcagaacacttctgtggctgaatcagtggctgagctctgataccaccttctgtcgcaaccacCGTCCCCTAAACAAAccctgggaacgggcggccgcgaccagttttggtggtatctggtgtttgtctaatttggcagcggaattttcatcaggaccgtagttaggaaatatttaatcagagtaaaataccacagttttataatattaaacacatgagataaaacccaagttttcagtacatacTTTTTCAGAGGAATAAATCCtatgtttatttaataaaacatctattttattttaggtaactttattgccacttttccaagctttcagtgctgtccagctggcttctaattggctttcacattttgttacctgaaacgcgtttacaaaaattttgtcagtgggaaatactggtgagtgaatcccagttcaatcaagtttaaataaaaaccattgtacagtattgagggcggtttcacaattacatttgtttccaagtcatatcaattaccacccacggtactgtcagacccgacttgtggaaatgttacccctcgcaaggcagtaacaaattttgtatacaaaaccccaacataccgacgataattgtatccttacaaatactcaataactgcttaatatataattaattgtgtgaggttttgtaaaaacaatttgcaaaaaggagattactcacattgctgtcttagattttCTGTAAGGGTTCCCTgggaattatctataatttacacaaatgcacacatgttagtataataacccattttaacattagtaatactctccccgagacggcattccaacgactacgtcgggcagaaccacgacagccgttatggaaccctagatcaatcgggcagagtgtctgatacgtatccaggggttataatacttacaacggagcagaatctcgttatttagggggtattagacccgagtataGCCTCTagatacgtatccaggggttataatacttacaacggagcagaatctcgttatttagggggtattagacccgagtataGCCTCTATTATTAAGAAATtcgtgagagagaaagagatttgAACGATTCGACTGAACTGCCGATGCCTGCTACTTATAGAGCTGCATCTTGAGTTTcttgcggcccgcgtaagaggtAAGCTtcggcttacgcggcccgcgtaatagGGGGGTCTAGGCGTAGGTGATCCGGGTCACAACATAGGTTCAAGACGTTGCTGACACGTGTCAGTACCGGGTGCTGTCGTTTCcgatcgctcgcggcccgcgtagggtCAAGGGGTGGCTTACGCGCCCCACGAGAGCcccaaaaatttgatttttatttaattttaataatattaaaggtattcggggtccgttttcacgtatggggtgtattttaagatATACTGGGATATTTTACAATATTTTGGGGTATCGAAAATAtttcgagggtgtcggtttatggTTGTTATAGCCCATGTCACGATCCTTGACTTCCCAAGCCTATTTCGTGTTAACTTCAATTGTTGCCACCATGCAGATGCCCTACAACGTACTTGGTAGCGATCAAAGCCACCCGCTTATTTTTAGGCACCTCCTTGTACTCAAACACCTCCTCCACCGTAGCCAACCAATCGATGAACCCCTCTAGATTCAAACTAGTCCCATCAAATTCTTTAATATCAACTCTTATCCCATAATCCCAACGCCATCCGGTCAGTCAACTGAACGACCACTTGATCCAACCGTTGATCCACTCTCGCCATAAGTGGCTGCTCCAACTCTCGTTCATACACTTCATTGAGCGACCTGTTTCTCCTTGGAGGCATTTTGAGCCAGGAAatcagctctgataccaactgatgtagcATGTGTTACGATAACGAAGAGCAaaacacgttgattctgcgaATACCCGTGTTGATCTTCCCCAAacccccaaaattcaacccaaagggcacaaaatttgaagtgaaaattggGTAATTTCGAAATTCAAGTCTGATCTTTCAACTTacaagagaaacatataaataatgacagaaattcgaaatgggtcACAAAAAGGCCATGTGCCAAACACaaacccaaaaacaaaatgcccaaaacaccgaaaaaaaataaaaacgtaaataactaatagaaataagctaTTTTTGGCCTGGACGATGACCAAACCGCCTTAGGCttttgcagcaagatggagctcgttctcacgatcgtttcgcctggtcgcacgcccaaaacggacccccgtagcccaagttagagccattttagtgtaACCCTTTTGTcacacgatcttgggcctccaaatacaagatggtCCGTTTCTCCACACTTGGACCCGCATCAATAATTCATCATACTTGTAGTTCACAATGGATCCTCCATATCGATGTGAGTGTAACTTCTATATATTTTTTAGATTGGATGtaaatggttgtgagtgaaggagagagaaaaaaagAATTATTGTTTATCAGTAAATTTGGAGGAGATACTATTCACCTTTATATTTCTTTAATATTTTTTGAAAGTtattgtgagtggaggagagataAAATATGatgataaaaatataaaaaatattatttaattaaaaatgagagagaaaatataatgtttttagtgtaattataaaGACGGAGAAAAAGACTCAATTGTGAATGCTTTAACAACCCTAATCTTCTGGTTTTTTATTTGAGTGATATTTGTTCTTTTACACACTTTAAACACCCAACTAATTCATAAGTGATTTTTTGTTAAATCTTGGGTTGAATTCGTGATGTAAAGATGTAAAAGAGCAAATAAGATAACATAAAAGAAACACGAACTAGCTTGATTTCTAGAATATAAATTTATGCCAAAATGTAGACCAACCAAAAACGtgtgtaataataataatctaacaCGTATACGAACCTTAGAAAATAcccattaattaattaataatgtTTAATTAATAACTTGTAAACCAAGTTAAACTTCCAGTTGCCCGCTTCGCGCACAAGGCCTTGGGTTCGACTCTGGAATTAACAACACTTGCATCTCAATAGGTATAGTTTCAATGATGCACCACATGACCTTAAAACTATATGCAATGGTTCACTAAAAGTGGTGTTATGTCATTGCCAGAGTGGTTCCACTTTTTACATGAAAgtcaaataaaagaaaaaatataaaagaaatgaGTGTGAAGTGTCTGAATGTAATTCCACATAAGCTTGACTTACAACACCAGCTGGTTTGCGATTCCTTTGTTAATGAATCTTTCTTGCCATTGTTATGAATCATCTAAACTGATTTACCCTAACATAAATGATCTAAAAGCTAATAtataaggccatgtgtagtcataaaagcccctttgtgggcgttatgcgacaagtgGTAAAATGCGTAAGAGAGGGGTGTTATGGAGCTTTATATCACAAGAGGGTGTAGTAGTAAGGGGGGTATATAaccccttcaattatacatacatatgtatgtatatatatgtgtgtgagtgggggGAAACATCCTGGAGAAGATGACGCCGCGAAGATCATCACGGGAGAAGGATTTGCCCACCCCATAGCGGCCGCCGTAGTGGTGTTGGCGGCGCTATGGGGGCGCCATGGTTGGATTTGACGTGAGGTCGCGCCCCATTACACATGATCTATGTACAAGCAAGTTGCATTTCACTTATTTTGATCGATCTATATTTAATATGATCTATTTATTGTCTCATGACCATGGGCGGATCTTAGTGGAGCCGTGGCAGGGCCACGGccctggcaagtttttcggccgtagtgctaattttccgcatttcgatcgaaattttgtatatatactatgttcggccctggcaagtttttcggccgtagtgctaaatTTAGTGTCCGTGTCTTTTGGCCCTGACaggttcaacgggcaagatccgccactgctcatgacaaaaaaaatatatatggaTCTATCAATGCTTTATTCTCAATACATCAACATTCATCACAATCTGAGGTTCTCCGGGCTGCGCTTACACTATGTCCCTTGATATACATATATGATCGACCACATGAATACTTTCTCAAAGGCATTTAGAGATATTATTATTCAATTAATATGGATAAGAATGAAGTAACAGTATCCATACATGCATGTGTAACATATTACATATTTAACTGGGTGCTTCCAAAATGTTTAGTTGAAATTTGTGGACTTTCCGCTTTGGGAAAGCTACGGGGTGCGGTTTTCTACACAAATGCGGGTCAACGTTAATTTTGCCAATTTATATATTTGATAAAAAAAAGGTTCTTTTCAACACATGGTTTGTTCGTAATTATCATTTTGCATAAACAAAACAACCAATCACATATGTAATCTTCATTTCTCAGCTTTTACTTTCGTACCtaaatatttttactttttttttttacaaaagtattgcaagcagtggcggacccaggaatttttccatggggatgcggaacatttttaaaaattttaggcccctaggtatataagtaaaaaaatcggttcgtatcgggtcgggtcgggtcgggtcgggtcatgtaaaataaacgaacatcaaactaaatttatataatcatcaaaaatatgtcaaacctttttacaaacataattaaaacgtcgacgccctacgggttttcattttttgaaatttatccaaaatatcatctaaaactaatttcttaagcaattctttctttatataacataagttcatcgctccataacataatgtttcaattttagctttcaactattcaagccctagaaatcataacgtgagttataatcaccctaaaaatatataaacaacataatcaccctaaaaatatataaacaacataatcaccctaaaaatcatctaaacaaccataaacgtcaaaacacataaaatttcaaacctatttaacaactttattacccttttttctcctataatatcaaccaaaatcatcaaaacaaagaaacttacccatgttcggattccggttagatttggtgtcaaacgacggtggtatggtggctgattacggtggttgCTGGCTActggactgttgtcgctgggtgatgttgttcgttggcagtgcagggacgcaagagagagagagagagagagagcgggagagaatttctaaaggtcttgggctttaattattttattatagtttgaaacattgttgggtttggttaatgggctaagacttagtgggctagctagttaggaattataagtgggtaaaggtatgggtatttgggtttaaaatataaattgataacactttttacctaaggggtgcggacgaaaaatttcaaggttgcggtcgaaaaattccaaggggtgcggacgaaaaattccaaggggtgcggacgggattttcgacggaatttagcactaaattttttttccccgggggtgcgcccgcccaccttggatTGACTTTAGGTCCGCCCTTGATTGCAAGACGACTAGTataaaaaaagacaaaaagacaaaattaGCCACAAGTGTTAATTACAAAATGATAAGAAGTTGAGATTTTATAAATGAATGCATAAGTCGTTGAATTTGTAAGTTTGTGTAAATTTTCTTATTAGACTgtccgtagtggggcgtgatttttaaaaaaattgaaaaaaaacgcccAAAAACGCCCCCACCCCCATTACACGGGGCGTTATTAGGCGTTATTTTGGAAAGAAAATCGAattggcgttttaattaaaacgctttGCTACATTTGCTTGAGCCAATCAAAAGTCTCCAACATGTGGTCCACCCAAAAGTCCCTGACAATCACTTTTGTATAGCCAATAATATTTGAGACACGCTCATGCACCTGACAACTTTTTGAGCTACCCACTtttcctttgttttttttttttttcattaaaaataatatggggttattggcataatgccctactacgccacttttgctataatgctcatcgctgactaggacgccacgtgtcggataatgccccatggtgggggcattataacccACTACCACTACACATCGTCTTATAGGCATTTTCATGGAGACGTGTATTTGTATTTCCAAAGCCCTTTGGTCTAAATCTCGAGGTATTTTTGCTGGAAAATCTTTTGGCATATGCATGATTTTGGATGTATCTATTACGCCTATTTAATATAAATTGTTATTGCTGTTATCATTACATCCATCTTCATGCCCTGAGTCAAAGTAGCTTGAAATTATTATTCTACTATTCCGTATGAGCAAAAGGTTCCTAACTTTGTTATAAATACTGATGATCAAAGGGTCCTCCTCACAGATGCACTAGGACTAtgtgtttaacaaaaataaaaataaaaacatttagAGGTCTAAGATCATTATTAATGTTGACTCTAAAAAGAGAAATAGTTGATGGACCACAGGCTCTAGATGGCAAGAGACTAAAAAGACCGATACAAAGATTAAGACATATGCCAGTTTATGATTGGGCTGTAGATTGATTagtttaaatatataatattctggTTAATTAGTGGCCGGTCAATAAAATTAGAGTTGAGATGTGTGATTGTTTATACTTTTGACGGGATTGGGATTATTGGAAACCATAAAAGAGGagatgattttataataaaattggATTGACACAGGTGTTGGTCTGACATTGTTACGATGAACATTAATCACAATGTTGTCAGGTGGGCATGATGGCAAAAGAGAGCTCATCATCCAACTTGCAGGGTGCACAAATAGGAATGTTGAGATCATGTCATTGGACAGCATCACGTGCCTCTTATTGGACTTATCACTTTACTtcaattaataataaataaataaatcttcTTGCTTTTTGTAATTTGACAATTCATGTTTAGTAATTCTTTAGTTTTATAATACAAAAAAAAGGTGTTAATGTATAAGGATGGTTAGGTGAGTAAGGAACATATTTACCAGTCCCATACAAGTATTATCGTTTTATTTTGGAATATAGCTTTTTGTCTTGGTAGGCCATGCCGATCTTTTGAATTAAATATATTCATTTTCGGGTCCTTAGGGATAGACAGTTGAATAGATCTATTTATTTGAGTTAAATATAAACAATCCTCGTCCTTTCTTTCTTGTGTTACATGCATGACCCTATCAGAACCATGCTAAAAGACTAGTTGAAAATGTGAGTGCAAATAATTGAGATATGTACAcatttatataaaagaaaaaggGCGGGAAAAAGGTATTTTATGGGAACTTGAACTAGTGGAAGTTACCAGCAACGAGACTTGTAGCAGCCCAGCCCCACCAGTATATAACACCCTCAAGATTGATGGTTTAGTTGTGGTGGTTCAATTGGATCTACCTCCAGCTTGACTAGCTAGCTTCAAAGAGGTTTTTAAGAATGAAGGTAAGGGAACTATTTACTTAAAATTTTGTCTAGTTAGTCTCAAGTATGAGTTTGATCATGTGTTTGTTGTTTTCAGATATTTAGCTGGATGCAAAGCAAGCTGAATGCAAAGCAAGTGATGAAAAAGGGGAATACAGCTAACAGTAAGCACTAATCCCTCCCTCATTTAATTGCTAGCTGCTACTGGATGCAGATTTAGTGAACTTGTGTTTTTTAAATGATACACGTGAGAAACCCGCAGCCTTTGTTTATGCTTGCCCAACTACATAAGAGCCATGCGCGTGGCAgatcaataataataaaagaatgGATCTTATCCTTAATCGCTTTTAATGtggttcatgtataaatcaagtcATGATCATACGTACCCTGCATAGGCGTATAAAAAATAAACTATGAGACGAAAACTACCTATAGTTTAAATGGGTCAATTTGTGGTAGACAGACCATGGACCACTCCCTCCCTTGGGTGAATCTAATAAGCAGAATCCAATATCGCTGTCATTTACCTGATAAACCAACCATTCACTTGTTTTACACATTCTATTTCTATTGCTGTTGCATCCGGAAGATGCTTGccatataaaaaaaaaaaaacacttcaaACGCAATACTATTTGTCAGTACCTAACTTGTTATTTAGCTTGAGCTATAATGGATCAAATAAGGTTTAGGATTTTTCATATTCACTTTTGATAATCTAACAGATTCTATTGGGGGACAAGCAGCTACTTCAAAAGAAGAATTTAGTGATTGGCCTCAATCACTGCTATCAATTGGAACATTTGGAATCACTACTTTGAGAACAGATCCAGAAGAAAGCCATCCACAGACACCAACACCTGAACAAGTCCAAGAAGAATTCATCTCTTATTTGGacacagaagaagaagaagaagaagaagaagaagaagaagaatcagATCCAGCTTTCGAAGACAGACAAGCGCATCTACAATGTAGCATGCTCTCTAGAGGGAAGGACATCTTGGTGGATAATAAAAACAGCGTCGTCAAAAAGAAATCACTTACTTTTCTACTTAGGAAAATCTTCACATCCAGAAATAGGTTAAATCGTGTCGTAAGAGATTCATTACCCGACCCGACCTTTGACAAGTCAAGAATGGAAAAGGTatgttgtgtgtgtatatatatcacTCTTTCTTATATGCACCTGCACCATCTTCTTTACAAGATCAGTTGTTTTTTTACATGTGTTTGTTTACAGATGTTAAGGGCTATTCTGAACAAGAAGATACATCCCCAAACTTGTACCGCAAAGCCAACGCCAAACAAGTATTTGTTGACCAAAGATATATCCATGGACGAGGATGATGATGAGAATGAAGGAAGCACATGGGTTAAGACTGATTCTGAATGTAAGTATCTTTTTCCTACTTCTTGCTCCTTAAATTCATTCCTATCCAATCCAATCCAATGGGATTCATTAGTTGTACTTTAATTACTATATTGAATGTCGTGGGTGCAGATATTGTTCTAGAGATTTGATTGGCATTAATATTGCACAAAGTGGATCTCAGATTGAATTGGTTTAAGATTTGAAGAAAGAAAAAACAAGTTCAAGGATGTCGTTTGTAATGTTACTTGCACCAACAATTAATAGTTGGTTTTTTTTGTAACAAGATGAAATTTTTATCCTTGAAGAAGAGCATGTTATGTACAAGATAAGATATTTGTTGACGTTGGTATGAATAAATCTACATATATAATACGGACACATAATTTTTTAATGATGTCAAATTCCAAAACAAGAACAGAAAATCCCCTTTGGTTACTGCACAAGGATATAAAAGAAAGCGAAAAAGATAAGCTTATAGTAGAAACAAAGAGAAAGGATTTGGAAGGAAGTAAGGGAAAATTGTGTTCAAGAAGGTTTTTTCTTCATTGGAGAGAAAGGTAGGGAATAGAAGAGAAAGGGGTGAGTTTTTATGCTCAAATCCGTCCTtccaaattgaaaaaaaaaaaaaaaaaaaaaattggagaGAAAGGAAGGAAGAGAAAGGGAGGGACTTCTTTGTCTTCTCTCTAGATGTGTGCAAAAGGGTCGGACCCATCGGAACCGTGTCGGACCAGACCCGACACAGGAACCGTCTAGAGCATATCTTAAGAACCGGAACTGACCCTTTTAGTACAGGGTCGGTTCGGTTCCAAAAGGTTTCAAAAGGGTCGGTTCAGTTCCAAAAGGTTCCGAAAGGGTCAATTCTCACATAAGATCCATAGAACTGTTTCTGAAACTTATTTTTTTGGCTTGGGCCATATTATAAGACAAACCAGGGCTCGAATCAATCATCTTCCACAATGCAACGTTCCTATAAGAACATTGATTTGAATTTACTTGACTATTTAATGGAGATTCATACATTAGCTTCATATACATGCGCCTATAATATATAACCTCTTGAAGAAGAACTTGGACGAAGATGAGAAGTCGTCTTTGATTCTTGACCAAGATTGAACGACTTGGTTGACGTACGTTTGTTTGTATAAATAAGGGTTGGGAATCTGGGATTGTGTAGCATTGTAATTTGATAAGGATTTGATTTCCTTTGTCGACATCCGCTTCCTTTTAATAAAGGATCTTTATCAGTTTTTTAATAAATGATCCTTATCAACTTAAAAAAAGTTAAGTTTTGATTGGATTTGTTTAAATAGGTTCCAAGGGTTCTCAATTGGGTCTTTGACGTGTTTACCCGGAACCATAAAAATGGCATGTACCTGACCCGGGACCTGAACCATAATATACATATACCGGTTGGGTTATATGGGTCGGTTCTAAACGGTTTCGTGGGTTTCACGGTTCCGATCCGTTTAATGTTCACCCCTACTTttttccttaaatgaaactcgagAACACAACGCAAGTGAATAGATAGATAGGGTAATGTAATTTCATTTCTTAGTAACCAAAGA from Helianthus annuus cultivar XRQ/B chromosome 10, HanXRQr2.0-SUNRISE, whole genome shotgun sequence harbors:
- the LOC110883739 gene encoding uncharacterized protein LOC110883739, with amino-acid sequence MKIFSWMQSKLNAKQVMKKGNTANNSIGGQAATSKEEFSDWPQSLLSIGTFGITTLRTDPEESHPQTPTPEQVQEEFISYLDTEEEEEEEEEEEESDPAFEDRQAHLQCSMLSRGKDILVDNKNSVVKKKSLTFLLRKIFTSRNRLNRVVRDSLPDPTFDKSRMEKMLRAILNKKIHPQTCTAKPTPNKYLLTKDISMDEDDDENEGSTWVKTDSEYIVLEI